The Methanolacinia petrolearia DSM 11571 genome has a segment encoding these proteins:
- a CDS encoding bifunctional DNA primase/polymerase, protein MKVRAKDKAALEPKWQTLRNYSAADPDLLKHIETGGNYGVMPAGGVCILDADNATELVQLHALDIFSDTFFVRTGGEGFRGHFYFKCDFPDHKKIILYHPETGKELGDIRPSGCKAYCLGPGSIHPSGKPYTIGNDRPVREFTYEEIMEKLFSKVGTSADKKEKQPAGDLNKNENNLVEELGLTVTEFLMPLNHTIRDSQIEGEHPVHGSETGTNLVVDPVKNIWYCRRHNSGGGPLEALAVSEGIIDCSDAGKGSLRGHWPEIFPALERRGYGEKLKELKDLKSLQDKKKLKIFL, encoded by the coding sequence ATCAAAGTCAGGGCGAAGGACAAAGCTGCACTTGAGCCGAAGTGGCAGACTCTCAGGAATTATTCGGCCGCGGACCCTGACCTCCTCAAACACATTGAGACGGGGGGCAATTACGGGGTGATGCCTGCCGGCGGAGTATGCATACTCGACGCAGACAATGCGACGGAGCTTGTGCAGCTTCATGCCCTCGACATATTTTCAGACACCTTCTTCGTAAGAACGGGGGGCGAAGGATTCAGGGGCCATTTTTATTTCAAATGCGATTTCCCGGATCACAAAAAGATCATCCTGTACCATCCCGAAACAGGGAAAGAGCTCGGCGATATCCGGCCGTCGGGCTGTAAGGCGTACTGCCTCGGTCCGGGCAGCATCCACCCGTCGGGAAAGCCCTATACGATAGGAAACGACCGTCCCGTCCGTGAATTCACATACGAGGAGATCATGGAGAAACTGTTTTCGAAAGTAGGGACATCAGCAGATAAAAAGGAAAAGCAACCCGCAGGAGATTTAAACAAAAATGAAAACAACCTTGTCGAAGAACTGGGTCTCACCGTTACCGAATTCCTGATGCCTTTGAATCACACAATCCGGGACAGCCAGATCGAAGGAGAGCATCCTGTTCACGGTTCCGAAACCGGGACCAACCTGGTAGTGGACCCTGTAAAAAATATCTGGTACTGCCGCCGTCACAACAGCGGAGGCGGTCCTCTCGAGGCACTTGCCGTATCAGAAGGCATCATCGACTGCTCGGATGCCGGTAAAGGATCTCTCCGCGGGCACTGGCCGGAGATATTCCCGGCACTCGAGAGAAGAGGTTACGGTGAAAAACTCAAAGAACTGAAAGACCTGAAAAGTCTCCAGGATAAAAAAAAATTAAAAATATTCCTGTAA
- a CDS encoding DUF4062 domain-containing protein, which produces MKQKEKLTIMVSSTVYGVEELLERIYSLLTAYGYDVWMSHKGTVPVFSNKTTIDNCIAAVNSCDLFLGLINPNYGSVNDDEGISITHQELRKAI; this is translated from the coding sequence ATGAAACAGAAAGAAAAACTTACAATCATGGTGTCATCAACAGTCTATGGTGTCGAAGAACTTTTAGAGAGGATATATTCGCTTTTAACCGCCTACGGGTATGACGTGTGGATGTCACATAAAGGGACGGTCCCGGTATTTTCAAATAAAACAACAATTGATAACTGCATTGCTGCCGTTAATAGCTGCGATCTCTTTTTAGGATTAATCAACCCGAATTATGGATCGGTAAATGATGATGAAGGAATATCCATAACGCACCAGGAATTAAGAAAAGCAATATAA
- a CDS encoding RNA-binding domain-containing protein, translating into MNIDQSKKILMLGGEGQNIEFKRDCQDIDSIGKVICGFLNSSGGSILCGISENFNLTGIKITESEKNNIEKEIQQHISPKALVSFDVNEIEGKKILVIEVPAGKDIPYAFQDVIYIRNENKTQKADIYTINDMVLSKQVEPHRWERRFSIADINEDIELNEFNQAIKEISKRFNFRDNHNMNMVLEDLSVARYGRLTNAGDILFCKNPAERCPQVRVRASCYISDKYDEVYNDFKSFEGPLIRVLEELFHFIQRNTATKSLFSRDDLRRQDKSVYPADAIREGLVNAFVHRDYSDFSGGIIVSVYPKSLEIYNTGSFPEGVTPDKLSEGHISVLRNPDIAHVVYLRGLMEKNGRGSVLIRRSCEEHGLPLPKWTSDQNSVTLTFFAPEEKKVSETRIQIGGMPWVHTIIQTTDGGFLIGGSYSDSESFPHSRPWVAKTDDNGSLLWENKFGSVNDSFIGFYESEDGKYHIIYAPQLTGENGPDRDQYIETVIDNNGKLASTNNDNVPGYPKLISKDGLVFTETISCTDGGKKLHIIKTNAEGETEWDSLCELADSSATGSSIGSGIVRTADGGYLITGARYYY; encoded by the coding sequence ATGAATATTGATCAATCGAAGAAAATCCTGATGCTCGGGGGAGAAGGCCAGAACATAGAATTTAAAAGAGACTGCCAGGATATAGATTCTATTGGAAAAGTTATCTGCGGTTTTTTAAATTCGTCAGGAGGATCAATTCTATGTGGAATCTCCGAAAATTTCAATCTTACCGGAATAAAGATCACCGAATCTGAAAAAAATAATATCGAAAAAGAAATTCAGCAACATATTTCCCCTAAAGCACTCGTATCTTTTGATGTAAATGAAATAGAAGGTAAAAAAATCCTGGTAATTGAAGTCCCGGCGGGAAAAGATATTCCTTACGCATTCCAGGACGTAATTTATATCAGAAACGAAAATAAAACACAAAAAGCCGACATTTATACCATAAACGATATGGTTCTAAGCAAACAGGTCGAACCTCACCGGTGGGAACGTCGTTTTTCAATAGCAGATATAAATGAAGACATTGAATTAAATGAATTTAACCAGGCAATAAAAGAGATAAGCAAACGTTTCAACTTTCGCGATAATCACAACATGAATATGGTTCTTGAGGATCTTTCAGTGGCAAGATACGGTCGCCTGACTAATGCAGGAGATATCCTCTTCTGTAAAAATCCGGCAGAAAGATGTCCCCAGGTTCGCGTCCGTGCCTCATGCTATATATCCGATAAATACGATGAGGTATATAATGATTTTAAATCATTCGAAGGGCCTCTTATCCGGGTTCTCGAAGAACTTTTTCATTTTATCCAAAGAAATACTGCAACAAAATCGTTATTCAGCCGCGATGACCTGAGAAGGCAGGATAAATCGGTTTACCCCGCAGATGCGATTCGTGAAGGTCTTGTAAATGCATTCGTTCACAGGGACTATAGCGATTTTTCAGGAGGTATTATTGTCAGTGTTTATCCGAAAAGTCTTGAGATTTACAATACGGGATCTTTTCCGGAGGGAGTCACACCGGATAAACTCTCGGAAGGGCATATCTCAGTTCTCCGGAATCCTGATATTGCGCATGTTGTTTACCTGAGAGGTCTTATGGAAAAAAACGGGAGAGGGAGTGTACTGATCCGGAGATCGTGCGAGGAACACGGATTGCCCCTGCCCAAATGGACATCCGATCAAAATAGTGTCACGTTAACATTCTTCGCCCCGGAAGAAAAGAAAGTCAGCGAGACCAGAATCCAGATCGGCGGAATGCCATGGGTTCATACAATTATCCAAACGACTGACGGGGGTTTCCTTATCGGCGGCTCATATTCGGACTCCGAATCATTTCCTCATTCAAGACCGTGGGTTGCAAAGACGGATGACAACGGCAGCCTGCTCTGGGAGAATAAATTCGGAAGCGTGAACGATTCTTTCATCGGTTTTTATGAAAGCGAAGACGGGAAATACCATATCATCTACGCACCGCAGTTAACCGGTGAAAACGGACCGGACCGCGATCAATATATCGAGACGGTTATTGATAACAATGGTAAACTGGCGAGCACGAACAATGACAATGTTCCGGGATATCCCAAACTGATCTCGAAAGACGGCCTGGTATTCACGGAAACCATATCCTGCACAGACGGCGGAAAGAAACTGCATATCATAAAAACAAATGCCGAAGGTGAGACAGAATGGGATAGTCTCTGTGAACTGGCGGATTCTTCTGCGACCGGCTCCAGTATCGGTTCCGGGATAGTCCGGACGGCCGACGGGGGGTACCTGATAACGGGAGCGAGATATTATTATTGA
- a CDS encoding carboxypeptidase regulatory-like domain-containing protein: protein MQSVDLISKIKETGFNKNKILILVIFLVILLFANHPVSASSSPGDDNPISIVIISPAKGSKFHSDVVPHHVRVLAYISSTYNITGVTLDSGWETVEADEPFNEIDEEIRIDSSGERSIVVTARDENGNSASGTTAFTIIIGPPVSPRYAMQFTVCGQITDSNGKPVKDCRVRINSSFYKYIDEFMGSTNVTDINGSYLIENVYGPDLMITAEKEGYLKYESVESFESANVEFDIVMVPEKKESPLPGFIIILSTGLAVFLRKRNGMKRN from the coding sequence ATGCAGTCAGTCGATCTCATTTCAAAAATAAAGGAAACCGGGTTCAATAAGAATAAGATCCTGATTTTAGTAATTTTCTTAGTAATATTGCTCTTCGCAAACCATCCGGTTTCGGCGTCTTCTTCCCCCGGGGATGATAATCCCATCTCGATCGTCATCATCTCTCCGGCCAAAGGTTCCAAATTCCATAGCGACGTCGTTCCCCACCATGTGAGGGTTCTTGCCTACATCTCTTCGACTTATAACATAACCGGGGTCACCCTCGACAGCGGATGGGAGACCGTCGAAGCAGATGAGCCTTTCAACGAAATCGACGAAGAGATCCGGATCGACAGCAGCGGGGAAAGATCGATCGTAGTTACGGCCCGGGACGAAAACGGGAATTCAGCATCCGGGACTACCGCATTCACCATAATAATCGGGCCTCCGGTAAGTCCACGATATGCGATGCAGTTTACAGTCTGTGGACAGATCACGGATTCGAACGGGAAACCTGTAAAAGACTGCCGGGTCCGGATAAATTCTTCGTTTTACAAATATATCGATGAATTTATGGGATCGACCAACGTGACGGACATCAACGGCAGCTACCTGATCGAGAATGTCTACGGTCCGGACCTTATGATTACGGCAGAAAAAGAAGGTTACCTGAAGTATGAAAGCGTTGAAAGCTTCGAGAGCGCCAATGTGGAGTTCGATATCGTTATGGTGCCAGAAAAAAAGGAATCACCATTGCCCGGTTTCATTATAATTCTTAGTACAGGACTGGCTGTCTTTCTCAGGAAGAGGAATGGAATGAAAAGAAATTGA
- a CDS encoding PKD domain-containing protein yields MIKIKPKWIIPVLLLASALLLGAVFTGLMPSSVNTKAGSHENTGLPVMQGQFDSLVLDTVLPTSPEVMAVYKIRSIDLVQDGDETKAFSIKKTIPSAAEAPALAEKALEKYGGLSEDAKFVDAVPRYLNKYNLTTDSVEEQYPMRTQVRYIQILNELPVIGASINLDLGEDGEIINIIKAWPKYEQTGEVTVISAENAYEKLRNSETIDRLQGSIPEGTKITKITPGYKLYNAWNQNSEPFLKPVWIFYAVTSFDPEPFPLMVDATA; encoded by the coding sequence ATGATAAAAATCAAACCCAAATGGATTATCCCGGTTTTACTGCTGGCATCTGCCCTTCTTCTCGGAGCAGTCTTTACCGGACTTATGCCTTCTTCGGTAAATACAAAGGCAGGCTCACATGAAAATACCGGGTTACCCGTAATGCAGGGACAATTCGATTCACTGGTCCTTGATACGGTGCTTCCAACATCTCCCGAAGTTATGGCTGTCTATAAAATCAGATCGATTGATCTGGTTCAGGATGGAGATGAAACAAAGGCCTTCTCGATCAAAAAAACCATTCCTTCTGCAGCCGAGGCGCCAGCTCTTGCAGAAAAGGCTCTTGAAAAATATGGAGGACTATCGGAGGATGCAAAATTTGTTGATGCGGTTCCACGATACCTGAATAAATACAATCTTACAACTGATTCGGTCGAAGAACAATATCCGATGCGGACACAGGTAAGGTATATTCAGATTCTCAATGAACTTCCGGTTATTGGAGCTTCGATCAACCTAGACCTGGGAGAAGACGGCGAGATTATAAACATAATAAAAGCATGGCCGAAATATGAACAAACAGGAGAAGTAACCGTTATTTCAGCTGAAAATGCATACGAAAAACTCAGGAACTCTGAAACCATTGACAGATTACAGGGCAGCATTCCGGAAGGAACTAAAATAACCAAAATCACCCCGGGATACAAGCTGTACAATGCATGGAACCAGAATAGTGAACCATTCTTAAAGCCGGTATGGATCTTCTATGCAGTTACATCGTTTGATCCCGAACCTTTCCCGTTGATGGTAGATGCAACTGCCTGA
- a CDS encoding YIP1 family protein has product MSNFENILRSIPGYILDPAGTYEKNRNTNTFRLIVILLILDAVIALLSGLSFYIYDFLSGRLTGPQLLLPVSGLIILVNFIIAILIILFVIHFASGYKNRDVKFVDSFKISVVSYTYFVVIIAIFNLINALYTAGMNYNAGSLTYFVGYPAFILALLLFIRVSAEGIKTLHDLSGLKPYVIAIISISAAKIIVYLRSSPIGDFCLFIGL; this is encoded by the coding sequence ATGAGTAACTTTGAAAATATCCTTAGGTCAATTCCCGGTTACATCCTCGATCCTGCCGGGACATATGAAAAAAACAGAAACACGAATACCTTCAGGTTAATAGTAATACTCTTAATTCTTGATGCGGTTATCGCTCTTCTTTCAGGTCTTTCATTTTATATTTATGATTTTTTAAGCGGGCGTCTTACCGGACCCCAATTATTACTGCCGGTTTCAGGATTAATTATCCTGGTAAACTTTATCATTGCGATTCTGATAATTCTGTTTGTAATCCATTTTGCCTCAGGATATAAGAACAGGGACGTAAAATTTGTCGATTCCTTCAAAATTTCAGTCGTAAGTTATACTTATTTTGTTGTAATAATCGCGATATTCAACCTGATAAACGCATTATATACAGCCGGTATGAATTATAATGCCGGCAGCCTGACATATTTCGTCGGTTATCCGGCTTTCATTCTTGCACTGCTGCTTTTCATCCGGGTTTCTGCCGAAGGAATAAAGACATTGCACGATCTTTCCGGGTTGAAACCATACGTAATTGCAATAATATCTATTTCAGCGGCAAAGATTATTGTATACCTCCGCTCCTCCCCGATCGGGGACTTCTGTTTATTCATAGGATTGTGA
- a CDS encoding phage baseplate protein, with product MATEDIVLIYDNVRTVLETVSEVSYSDSLEVPQHKTAAQYSISDHIIRNPVSVTLKMTVLKDDIDTLVSLKNQKKRLKFISETRVVDTVVISALNYSEGTSINTCSATLKLQEVITAKVESASESLEILTAKPEESVTASGSSSSPEEKTTTTDGITEIIENGGTVEGMLG from the coding sequence ATGGCAACCGAAGATATCGTGCTAATCTACGACAACGTAAGAACAGTCCTGGAGACCGTATCCGAAGTCTCATACTCGGACAGCCTCGAAGTGCCGCAGCACAAGACTGCCGCACAATATTCGATAAGCGATCACATCATCCGGAATCCGGTGTCTGTCACGCTGAAGATGACGGTCTTAAAGGACGACATCGACACCCTGGTCTCGCTTAAAAACCAGAAAAAGCGCCTGAAATTCATATCCGAAACCCGGGTGGTCGATACCGTCGTGATATCGGCCCTGAATTACAGCGAGGGAACTTCGATAAACACGTGCAGTGCGACACTGAAACTGCAGGAGGTAATCACCGCGAAAGTCGAATCCGCTTCGGAATCCCTTGAGATACTTACTGCAAAGCCGGAGGAGTCGGTCACCGCGTCCGGCTCCTCGTCTTCGCCGGAGGAGAAAACGACAACTACGGACGGGATTACGGAAATTATCGAAAACGGCGGGACAGTGGAGGGGATGCTCGGATGA
- a CDS encoding XkdQ/YqbQ family protein: MSSTSWYRIASVQVDDLVFDYESCDIEFKIKKSSDSGQNQGEITLWNLDNKTLSAINKDARVRVKAGFKGDYGTIFEGYVTKKEPQADGVDLSTIITCSDSSFLFYNSKEFVFEVREGQNLSGAVRQVYNTCNVPAGKISDIDYTFPHARTFTGTGQAILEEMLKTINGTSKDTKYVSYTEGGMGYFVRSDNRTAGVFEINSSTGLLTIEVTEDSNSDTVATLTTLLNWRIGIDTWLRIESPNINGLFKASGYTHTLRGDTYETEIEVAEA; encoded by the coding sequence ATGAGCTCCACATCCTGGTATCGTATTGCATCGGTCCAAGTCGACGATCTCGTATTCGATTACGAGAGCTGTGATATCGAATTCAAAATCAAAAAATCAAGTGACTCCGGCCAGAACCAGGGAGAGATTACACTCTGGAACCTTGATAACAAAACCCTCAGTGCGATAAATAAAGACGCACGGGTGAGGGTGAAGGCGGGTTTCAAAGGAGATTACGGCACGATATTCGAGGGCTATGTAACAAAGAAAGAGCCGCAGGCGGACGGTGTGGATCTCTCCACGATTATCACCTGCTCCGATTCCTCATTTCTCTTTTATAATTCGAAGGAATTCGTCTTCGAGGTGCGTGAAGGCCAAAATCTTTCGGGGGCGGTCAGACAGGTATACAATACCTGTAACGTTCCGGCCGGAAAGATCAGCGACATCGATTATACCTTCCCCCATGCAAGAACGTTTACCGGAACAGGCCAGGCGATCCTCGAAGAGATGCTCAAAACTATTAACGGCACTTCGAAGGATACAAAATATGTCTCGTACACCGAGGGAGGCATGGGATACTTCGTCAGGTCGGACAACAGGACGGCCGGGGTTTTCGAGATCAACAGCTCGACGGGGCTCCTGACAATTGAGGTTACCGAAGATTCGAACTCGGATACGGTCGCCACTTTGACGACACTTCTGAACTGGAGGATCGGAATCGACACATGGCTCAGGATCGAAAGCCCGAATATCAACGGACTGTTCAAGGCGTCCGGGTATACGCATACCCTCAGGGGCGACACCTACGAGACAGAAATAGAGGTGGCCGAAGCATGA
- a CDS encoding Gp138 family membrane-puncturing spike protein — protein MTGIGMLAKNLIEKEVGRLWTATVAKVVSVDYEKNLCSVTIKNTVGGNEVTLRDLPVMYPSTSAGTLMLAISEGDLVLVIFGKWNIREQIAGDGIDTVNEETIFSINNGIVIPGIFSQSEGVPYILQEKDIVLRHSSGAGIKLSGDGEIKIVAKKLDICDMSEGYEL, from the coding sequence ATGACGGGTATCGGCATGCTCGCGAAGAACCTGATCGAAAAGGAGGTCGGCAGGCTCTGGACGGCTACTGTGGCAAAGGTCGTATCGGTGGATTATGAAAAGAACCTGTGCAGCGTTACGATCAAAAATACTGTCGGCGGAAATGAGGTCACGCTGAGGGATCTTCCGGTAATGTATCCTTCGACATCGGCGGGGACTCTCATGCTCGCGATCTCGGAGGGCGATCTCGTCCTGGTAATCTTCGGGAAGTGGAACATCAGGGAGCAGATCGCAGGTGACGGTATCGACACGGTGAACGAAGAGACGATTTTTTCGATCAACAACGGGATCGTAATCCCGGGAATATTTTCACAGTCCGAAGGCGTCCCCTATATTCTTCAGGAGAAAGATATCGTCCTGCGGCATTCCTCCGGTGCGGGGATTAAACTAAGCGGCGACGGCGAGATTAAGATCGTAGCGAAAAAACTGGATATCTGCGATATGAGCGAGGGATACGAATTATGA
- a CDS encoding baseplate J/gp47 family protein gives MTDYGVISTGFRTKTYDEVLETMIENAGQIFGYDMDLSNNTILGQKLRSIAVEIATLWQEMEGAYYSAFISQAEGQSLDRIVALVGIKRNTALKASGVVTFSVNEAIETDIKIPSGTIVGTADESILFETPEDVILYAGEMSVDVPVVAQEAGSDGNVSGGTITKLVTSMSEIDSITNSSAITGGGDAETDAKLRIRAMTMKPAAKGTVAALESALLALDGVMDVNVVEDTDSHSVDIAIAGGDSDEISSVIEETRPCGIPVTWDYATGVSIDVTVTVVKISSATEAAVQAQVTNAVSNWLYEKEIGEDLSYYKLLLAISGCSYVSNISSLSITDGTNIADTVGEVLPVEEDKRVGEGAITVNVV, from the coding sequence ATGACTGATTATGGTGTAATTTCCACGGGATTCAGGACGAAAACATATGATGAAGTCCTTGAAACGATGATTGAAAATGCCGGACAGATCTTCGGCTATGACATGGACCTGTCCAATAATACGATTCTCGGCCAGAAACTGCGTTCAATAGCCGTCGAGATCGCGACCCTCTGGCAGGAGATGGAAGGAGCATATTATTCCGCTTTCATATCCCAGGCGGAGGGCCAGAGCCTCGATCGCATCGTCGCCCTCGTGGGGATCAAGAGGAACACGGCACTAAAAGCATCAGGTGTTGTAACTTTCTCGGTCAATGAAGCTATAGAAACGGATATAAAAATTCCGTCAGGCACGATTGTCGGAACGGCGGACGAATCGATCCTTTTCGAAACCCCGGAGGATGTAATCCTTTATGCAGGCGAGATGTCGGTTGATGTTCCGGTCGTTGCACAGGAGGCTGGATCTGACGGGAATGTATCGGGCGGAACCATAACGAAGCTTGTTACTTCGATGTCGGAGATCGACTCGATTACGAACTCATCCGCAATTACCGGCGGCGGAGATGCGGAGACGGACGCGAAGCTGAGGATCAGGGCGATGACGATGAAACCGGCTGCAAAGGGAACTGTTGCGGCACTGGAATCGGCCCTTCTCGCTCTCGACGGTGTTATGGACGTAAATGTCGTCGAAGATACGGACTCACATTCGGTCGATATCGCCATTGCCGGGGGAGATTCGGATGAGATCTCGTCTGTTATCGAAGAGACACGGCCATGCGGGATCCCGGTGACATGGGATTACGCGACCGGGGTCTCTATCGATGTGACGGTGACGGTAGTCAAAATAAGTAGTGCGACTGAGGCTGCCGTCCAGGCACAGGTAACGAATGCAGTCTCGAACTGGCTCTATGAAAAAGAGATCGGAGAGGATCTTTCGTACTACAAACTCCTCCTGGCAATTTCAGGGTGCAGCTATGTATCGAATATATCCTCATTGTCGATCACAGACGGTACAAATATCGCCGATACGGTCGGAGAGGTCCTCCCTGTCGAAGAGGACAAGAGAGTCGGTGAAGGTGCAATTACGGTGAATGTCGTATGA
- a CDS encoding DUF2612 domain-containing protein, with protein sequence MTGRAVSILRRLSSAFRQDTESNNYKLIKINADELDEIDAVIDEIIRAHNLEHSSGQSLDFLAELLELERNERSDDDFRSLIAATAVFRKSNGTIADIKNVVSLITGVSTDDIVVHEDGGNSFSIELKSINLNAFSLTIFNENVDKTRAAGVKYLAEDLVMILNSLWEVHRTREGGLIYIRTSSFQYGLSTFGEAPYGDPCESHLVSPGSVTMINKVYGYGLTEYGSNYGDPGI encoded by the coding sequence ATGACCGGCAGGGCGGTTTCAATTTTACGGAGATTGTCCTCGGCTTTTCGGCAGGATACCGAAAGCAACAACTACAAACTCATAAAGATCAACGCAGACGAGCTGGACGAGATCGATGCGGTTATCGATGAGATTATCCGGGCCCACAACCTGGAGCACTCGTCCGGGCAGAGCCTTGATTTTCTGGCTGAACTGCTCGAACTTGAACGTAACGAACGATCGGATGACGATTTCAGGTCATTGATCGCAGCAACGGCGGTTTTCAGGAAATCCAACGGGACAATAGCCGATATCAAAAACGTAGTCTCCCTGATAACGGGTGTTTCGACAGATGACATCGTCGTGCACGAGGACGGAGGCAACTCATTTTCGATTGAGCTGAAGAGTATTAACCTGAATGCCTTCAGCCTGACGATCTTTAATGAAAATGTCGACAAAACCAGGGCTGCGGGAGTGAAGTATCTCGCTGAAGATCTTGTGATGATCTTAAACTCCCTTTGGGAAGTTCACAGGACCAGGGAAGGCGGGCTGATCTATATCCGCACTTCTTCGTTCCAGTACGGGCTCTCGACCTTTGGAGAGGCTCCCTATGGCGATCCGTGCGAGAGCCATCTCGTCTCTCCTGGGAGTGTGACAATGATCAATAAAGTCTATGGTTATGGTTTGACGGAATACGGTTCGAATTACGGAGATCCGGGAATTTAG
- a CDS encoding tail fiber assembly protein, with translation MTEKTYNIKTNGYGDVISIFSSRGEYIPSDPGNCHYQKFLEAEESAKSYETAYEYTFEGRLEVVRAKRNRKLEESDKYTMPDFPIDDTEREEWLAYRQLLRDLPSTLTEENIDIFEWPMKPNEATQGE, from the coding sequence ATGACTGAAAAGACCTATAATATCAAAACTAACGGTTACGGAGACGTCATATCGATTTTTTCGTCCCGTGGCGAATACATACCTTCCGATCCCGGTAACTGCCATTACCAGAAATTTCTGGAGGCGGAAGAGTCCGCAAAATCATACGAGACAGCCTATGAATACACTTTCGAAGGCAGGCTTGAAGTCGTAAGGGCCAAACGCAACCGGAAACTCGAAGAATCGGACAAATATACAATGCCAGATTTCCCGATAGACGATACAGAGAGAGAAGAATGGCTTGCATACCGGCAGTTGCTTAGAGATCTGCCATCGACACTGACCGAAGAGAACATCGACATTTTCGAATGGCCTATGAAACCGAACGAGGCAACACAAGGAGAGTAA
- a CDS encoding ion channel: protein MCDYTFRNGEKCPEPAIEGSRFCVLHVPFPEDNEDPEYQRLKEMKEEKTKEKVNSGDFNFEGAILYSFDLPVKTEGDINFNDVRIKEDAKFESANIGGNVWFESANIGRNVWFESAKTGSDVWFRGIKIAGDALFNNVKIGGNVVFGGANIIGNTIFGGAEIIGYAWFESVNVGGETWFAKANIRGYILFRMANLGKNVNFIHAKIDGDALFAGSEIGENALFNSASFSGKVELIPIYVKGIVDFRDAKFSSHKAQENACRLAKNQCIKFGDNHEADKYFYREMEGKRKQKLEIFRWPEYILVQLIFGYGVRPLRTFCIWFGFILTFAIIYFSYQTLDPGSEFIEYFYLSTTTAMTPGFGGYKISPAWQGLALVEAFFGTFMWAAFITIFARKYMR from the coding sequence TTGTGTGATTATACTTTTCGAAACGGAGAGAAGTGCCCGGAACCTGCGATAGAAGGGTCCCGGTTTTGTGTGCTTCATGTTCCTTTTCCGGAGGATAATGAAGACCCAGAGTATCAGCGTCTTAAGGAAATGAAAGAGGAAAAAACGAAGGAAAAGGTGAACTCTGGAGATTTTAATTTTGAGGGTGCGATACTGTATTCTTTTGATTTACCGGTTAAGACGGAGGGGGATATCAATTTCAATGATGTACGGATCAAAGAAGATGCCAAGTTTGAAAGTGCGAATATTGGTGGAAATGTCTGGTTTGAAAGTGCGAATATTGGTAGGAATGTCTGGTTTGAAAGTGCGAAAACGGGCAGTGATGTTTGGTTTAGAGGAATAAAAATTGCTGGAGATGCCTTATTTAATAACGTGAAAATCGGTGGGAATGTTGTATTTGGGGGGGCAAATATCATTGGAAATACCATCTTTGGAGGTGCTGAAATAATTGGATATGCTTGGTTTGAAAGTGTAAATGTCGGTGGTGAAACTTGGTTTGCAAAAGCAAACATCAGAGGATATATATTATTTAGAATGGCAAATCTTGGCAAGAATGTAAATTTTATACATGCAAAAATCGACGGAGATGCTTTATTTGCTGGTTCAGAAATTGGCGAGAATGCCCTATTTAACAGTGCTTCGTTTTCAGGCAAAGTAGAACTTATTCCTATCTATGTAAAAGGAATCGTAGATTTCAGAGATGCCAAATTTTCGTCTCATAAAGCTCAGGAAAATGCCTGTCGATTAGCAAAAAACCAATGTATTAAATTCGGTGATAATCACGAGGCAGACAAATACTTTTATCGTGAAATGGAGGGAAAGCGAAAGCAAAAACTGGAAATTTTCAGGTGGCCGGAATATATCCTTGTTCAGTTGATATTCGGATATGGCGTGCGGCCTTTACGAACTTTTTGTATCTGGTTTGGATTTATTCTCACATTTGCGATAATATATTTCAGCTATCAAACGCTCGATCCGGGATCTGAATTTATCGAATATTTTTATTTAAGCACGACTACCGCAATGACACCGGGATTCGGCGGGTACAAAATTTCTCCTGCATGGCAGGGGCTGGCACTTGTCGAAGCGTTCTTTGGAACATTTATGTGGGCCGCGTTCATCACGATCTTTGCAAGGAAGTATATGCGGTAA